ATGATGACCCGATCAACCTTGAATCGTTCAAGGGCCGCGTAGGCGTAGCGGCGCGCGTTCACGAGCGAATCAACCTCCCGGGCGACACCGTCCAGATCACGCTGCAGGGTTTGCGGCGGATTGTGATCGATGAGATCACTCAGGTTGAACCGTATCCTGTCGCCAGCGCGCACGCTGCGCTCGAAACCCCGCCCGCTGCCAACGAACTCGATGAGCTGGTTGCCCGCGTAATCACTGCTGCCGAGACCCTCGCGATGCTGGTGGACCGGATTCCAGACGAGGTGCCGGCGATTCTGCGCATGAATGTGTCCGACCCCGGCCGCTTTGCAGATCTCGCCGCGACGAACATGAACTTCAAGATCGCGGACAAGGACGAAATCGTGCAGCGGCTCGACACCGGCGAACGATTGAAATTCCTGCTGGGGCGACTGGAGCGCGAGGTAGGTCGTGCCCATGTCGTCGAGGACGTCAAGCGACATACTGAAATCCAGATCGAACAGCACGAGCGCGAGTTCTATCTGCGCCAGCAGCTGCGGGCGATCCAGTCCGAGCTTGGCGAAGCTGACCCTGGTGAAAAGGAAGCAGTCGAGACGCTGAAAAAGATCGCCCTGGCAAAACTCCCGGAACGTGCCGCTCAGGAAGCAAAACGCGAAAGTGAACGCCTGCGGATGTTGTCTCCGGCATCCAGCGAGTACCAGGTAATTCGCACTTATCTCGACTGGTTGCTCACGCTTCCCTGGGTTGCTCAATCGGGCAATATCGAGATCGAGCTTGCAACGGTGGAGAAGTCGCTCGACAACCGGCACTACGGGCTGAACGAAGCGAAAGAGCGGATTATCGAGTTCCTCGCCGTTCGGAAACTCCGGGGCAACGATCCTCACGGCCCCATCCTCTGTTTCGCGGGCCCGCCGGGCACCGGTAAGACTTCGCTGGGTGAAGCGATCGCCACCGCCATCGGGCGTGAGTTCTATCGAATATCGGTTGGCGGTGTGCGAGACGAGGCAGAAATCCGCGGACATCGACGCACTTACGTGGGCGCGATGCCTGGATTGCTGATTCAGGCCCTCCGCCGCGTGGCCGTGAACGATCCCGTTTTCATGATCGATGAAATCGACAAAATGAGCGGCGGTGGATCATCGGGAAATCCGACGGCGGCGATGCTCGAGGTTCTCGACCCTTCGCAGAACGACAATTTCGTCGACCACTATCTGAACGTGCCATTTGATCTGTCCCACGTGCTGTTTATCTGCACCGCAAACAACGTCTTCGACATCCCGGCTCCGCTTCGCGACCGGATGGAGATCATCAACATCTCCGGCTACACAGTCGAGGAGAAGGTGGAGATTGCGTGGCGATACGTTCTGCCGCGGCTTCTTCTGGAGCACGGGATTACGGACAAGGACATCCAGTTCACGGACGAGATCCTGATTCACATTTCCAGCCGGTACTCACGCGAGGCCGGGCTTCGGAACTTCGAGCGCGACATCGCTTCGATACTCCGCCGGCGCGCCCGCCGGAAAGCAGAGGGCGAGGAAGGTGCATGGGTGGTCGACGTTCAGCGTGTCACTGACGTCCTCGGGAATCCGCGTTACACACTCGAAGCGGCGGAACAGGAGCCAGAGGTGGGCGCAGTGACGGGCCTTGCGTGGACAGCGACTGGGGGAGACCTGATGTCGATCGAAGCGCTGAGAATGGCCGGCACGGGAAAACTCACCGTGACAGGACAACTTGGCGCCGTGATGCGGGAGTCAGTCGACGCGGCCCATTCGTATGTAAGGTCGCGGGGCGATCTGCTGGAAATTCCCGCCGAGACTTTCAAGAACACTGATTTGCATGTGCACTTCCCTGCCGGCGCCATCCAGAAGGATGGTCCGAGCGCTGGCGCGGCGATCACGCTCGCAATCGCAAGTGTCCTTAGCCGACGGCCCGTGCGACGCGACGTTGCACTGACCGGGGAGGTGACGCTGCGGGGCAGAGTGCTGGAAATTGGCGGCGTGAAGGAAAAGATTCTTGCGGCTTACCGCGCCGGCCTGAGACAGGTCATCATGCCGGCACACAACGAGAAAGACTTGCGCGAAATCCCTGAGGAAGTGAAAGCAGCGATGGCGTTCACCTTCGTGTCCAGCATGGACGAGGTGCTCCATCTCATGCTGTTGAAAGGCTCAGCACCACTTCCCGCCGATTCGCCGCCGGCAACGGGACCGGGGAAACGGAAAAGGCTGGCAATCCGTGATACTCTGTCTGCCCGGGAGAAAAACGAAACGAGCTCCACGAGAAGGGCGTAGAAGCGCGTATGGATTTCAGCATGGAGAACGCGTGGGTACAACTCGCGGTGCACGTGTTCATCGGCACGATTGCCGGCGGCGTGACGGACACGGTCGCGGTCTGGATGCTCTTCAACCCCAAGAAAAAACGGTTCGGATTACAGGGGGCAATCCCGAAGAATCAGGCGCGAATGGCTCGCAGCCTGGGACGTACTGTCGGCGAACGGCTCCTGACGCCGGGAGATTTACAAAGCGAGCTCGGCAGGCCTGAGTTGCGGGCCGCATTCGAAATGAAGCTGGAAGAGGTGATTAACGAGATCATCGCATCGCGTGAGCCGCTGATCGACAAGGTACCGCCCGGAGTCGTGACCGCCATGGAAGGTGCGATGGGTTCATATCTTCCCACCGCGATGGGAAAACTGGGTTCATTTCTCGGGCAGCCCAATACCAGAATCAAGCTGCGGGGGGCACTGCACGGTCTGTTCAACCGGTTCGTCGAAGATCTGAAGTTCCATGAGAAAGTGCTTGCCAAGCTGATGATGTCGGAACGGAAGTTCGAGGCGGCACTCGACTCGATTGAAACCGACGGCGTCGAACAGCTCGTCGTTTTGCTGGATGATCCGATCATTCGGGAAGAGATCAGCCGCACCATTCACGATGCGTTGCTGGCGTATCTTCAGAAACCAATCGCCGAAATCATCGGCGATGTAGCATTGACCAACGATCCCGAAGCGGGCAGGCGGCTTGCGCATTCGAGCGCGCCCATGATCTGGGAGTGGATGCACGCTCAACTGCCTTCCCTCGTCGAGCGCCTCGACGTTCAGGCAATGGTCGAGCGGAAGGTCATGGCCTTCAGCACTGATCGTGTGGAAGACATCCTGCGCTCGGTAATCGACAATGAGCTCAAGCTCATTATCACTATCGGTTATGCGCTTGGAGCAGTAGTTGGCGTTTGCACTTTCTTCCTGTCCAAGCTCATTGGGCTTTGAAGCCTGGCCCGCGTCGCTGATAGTGTAGCACCTGCCCGGGCTGAGACCGCTACTGTTGCAGCTTCAATGCATTCAGGTCGATCACGGCGCTGTTCGTCCCGGCCGGAACGTCAACATAGAGAACCAACGGTCGTCCACCAATTTGGTCGGTCGTAATCTCTATCGAGCGTCCGGGAGCAGCGTATTGCTTTTTGACTGCGCCGCTAATTGCTGGCGTCTTTGTGCCAAATCGCCGGTCCACCCCCTGTCCGATCAGATCAAAGAATTCCGAGGCTTCCGCGGGAGAATCCCACACCGTCACCCACGCTATTCCCTGTCCGCCGTTCGTGTCGAAAAGTATGTAGCGGTCACCATCCCAGCCCGTCGCCCCGCGCACGGCCTCGTTCTGATCCTTGAGATGCTGGAACAGGAGCAGGCGCGTTTCAAACTCTCCAAGACTATTCTGGTAAACCGGCGATCCACCTGCCAGCGGGGGCAGCGTGACAGCAGTGGGCGCATCTCGCTTTCCGAAGAACGCGCTTGGATGAAGTATCTGCTCTGTCGACGCCGGCATGTCCTGGTACACTGACTGACCCGTGTTTCGCTCCTTGAAGTTACGGACAAATTCGGCGCCACTCAGATATGGAAAGATCAGTGTCTCCTGGATGACGACAGGCGCTGCGGCAAACACAGGCATCGAGCTCTGGTTCTCACGAATCATGTCGCGTATGCGGTCCCACCCTCCAGGCAGGTTGATCGCCACATTGGTTCCGCCAAGCATTGCGGCGACCTGTTCGTAGACGGCCTGTCCCTCGAACACTGCCTGCGCCGCTGATTGGCGATCGTTCTGCCCTTCCACCTTCTGCGTCGAGTCCAGGCTGATGTACTGGTCCTGCAGCGCATGCACGAGTTCGTGGGTGATCGTAATCCCCACAGCCTCCTTCGGTGCGTCGCTGACGATGTAAAGCACCTTGGTCTTGGGATCATAGTATCCCACGATCTGTTCCTCGAGCAGATCCACGAGGAACTTCTGCATGTTCAAGGAATCGGGAATCATCCCCAGCCGCTTGTACACAGCGGTGATTCCCGCAAGCTCGCGTGCCGCCCGCGGATCGGTCACCTGACGCGTAACGAACTCCCGCACCTGGGCCTTCGACCGCTGCTCCACGCGCGGGGGAGCCTTGAACTTAAGCCCTACCGCACCTTCTATTTTCGGAACTGCTTCCGCGACCTGCCTGCCGAATGGTCCGGAATACTCTACCGGCTTGTCGGCGCATGACGTCAGCACTCCGGCGCCGGCCAGCAGGGAAAAAACCGTCGATCCCATCCTGCGAAGGCACGCCTTTGAAACGTGCGCGACGGACTTCAGGTGCGTTTGCATATATACTGTGCCTAGAGGCCTGAATAGCGTGCGTAGGTCGAGATGAGTGAGTCGCCCCAAAGCAACGCGATCATTGCGGCAGGCGCAAGAAACACCCCAAATGGAACCAGTGGAGCAGAGAACTCGGCTTCCGTCCTTTTCGCTCGAAGCCACGCAATCGGGTAGACAATACCGAGAAAGATTAGCGCTCCGAGCAGGGCGCCGATGAATACCGTGATGAGTGCACGGTCTGGTCCCACCGCGCCGCCGACTACAGCCATCAAGGTGACGTCGCCGAACCCCATCGCTTCCTTTCCCAAGGTTACTTCACCTATCCACCCCGCTATCGCAATCGCGCCAGCTCCGACGCACGCGCCGATGAACGCACTGTACAGGCCGGCGAAAGGTGGTGCATCGCCGACAAACAGCGCGATCACGGCCGTCAACATCACCCACGCGAGACCAAATACCGTGAAGCCGTCGGGAATGAGGTAACGCTTTGCATCCGTGATTGCGATGCCGAGAAGAACTGTCGCCAGCATCGCGACGCGGAGGGCGGTGAATGTGAGCCCGTAATTCATGTAGCACGCCAGCCATATCAAACCAGCGGTCAACTCAACCAGCGGATACTGGAACGAAATCGGGCTGGCGCAACCCCGGCAACGACCTCTCAGGGCAAGCCAGCTGATGAGCGGAATATTCTCGAATGCCGTTATCTGGCGCTCGCATTTCGGGCAGCGGGAGCGGGGTGAGACTACCGACAGATCGTCCGGCCACCGCGAGATGCAGACGTTCAGAAAGGAACCGAAACATGCTCCAACCACAAAACTGTAGATCGCCCAGAGGGTATCCATTATTTCCTGAGCTGATAAAGGAAAATGCCGGTAGCGACAGCGACGTTCAGGGATTCCACTGACTTGGAGATGTCGATCGACACGAGACGGTCGACACGGTTACACACGTAAGACGACAGACCTGCGCCCTCGTTTCCGACTGCGAGCGCCAGACGACCGGGAATGGCATGGTCGCCTGTTGGGGCGCCCGTGGTATCGGCTCCCCATGTCTCCGCTCCATGCTCAGCAAGGAACGTAAATACATTCTCCGCGGTATCATGAAATGCGGGATGACGGAAGAGAGACCCCATCGCGCTACGGACGACTTTGGCGTTCCAGATATCGACGGTACCAGGTAAAGCGATGGTCGCATCGAAAGAGAAGGCGGCGGCGGTGCGCAGAACGGTGCCGACGTTTCCGGGATCCTGCAGACCATCGAGCAGCAAAATGCGAAATTCGGTACTGGTTGCCAGCGTCTCGAGACTGTATGTCGGTATTTCGGCGACTGCCAGAATTCCCTGCGGGGACTCGGTTTCGGCGGCAGAACGAAACTCCGCATCGTTCACGGGCGTGATGATGACGTTTCGTTCGGCGAGAAGTTGTAGAAGCTCAGTGCCGCGCGGCGCGTCTTTCAGTTGCGGGGCGGTCAGAACGCCAAGGATACTTACCGAAGACGAGAGGAGTTCCTCTACCGAGCGAACTCCCTCAGCTACAAAAAGGGACTGGCGCTCCCTTGATTTTCGGCGCCGAAGGTCACGAGCGAGTGTCAGCAATCTCACGCAGAACCCCAGTTCAACGGGCATGGAATAGGACTTGCTTTTCCCTCTGGGAAGCAATTTACCGCGGAGCTATAAATGAGACGAATTTTTGTGTTGTCTGCGCTGACTCTGTCAATCTCGGCGTGTGGCATTTCCCAGCAGCAGGAAGTTGAGCTCGGCACTGATTACGCAAGGCAGATCAATTCTCAGCTGCCGATAGTGAGCGATCCGGAGCTGAACCGCTACATCAATGTCCTTGGCGACCAACTGGCACGAACCACGAGCCGCGCGGACCTTGACTGGCGCTTTTACATCGTTGACAGCAGAGAGGTCAATGCGTTCGCCGTTCCCGGCGGTTTCATCTACGTCAATCGTGGTTTGATTGAACGCACCACCGAGATGTCCGAGCTGGCCGGAGTGCTCGGTCATGAAATCGGGCACGTGGTGCAGCGGCATAGCGTCGAGCAGATGGAAAAAGCACAGGGTGCAAATATCGGTGTGACGCTTGCCTGCGTTCTCACCAGTGTATGCAACAGTGATATCGCGCAGGCGGGAATCAACATCGCCGGCGGGGCGGTATTTGCGCGCTTCGGACGTCAGGCCGAGGCGGAGGCCGACGTAGACGCTGTCAACACCGTCGTTCGCTCGGGAATCCATCCGAGGGGCATCGTCACGATGTTCCAGACACTGTTGGCCGAGCGAAGAACCCGGCCCAGCGGTGTAGCGTCATGGTTTGCGACCCACCCGCTCGAGGAAGACAGAATCGCCAGTACCCAGGCGCTCATCAGCCGGGTCCCAGCCACGACGCTGAGCCGACTCAACCGGAACACGACCAACTATGATCGCTTCAAGTCCCGGCTGCGCTCGCTGCCTCCGTCACCCGCCCCTCGGCGAACGCGGTAGGTAGTTCGCTTCATTTCGATTTGAAGATGCGCAGCGGAATTCCGCTGCGCATCTTTCGCATATGAAGGTCGCGTTGACGGTCGCAGGCTCCGATTCTGGAGGAGGCGCAGGAATCCAGGCTGATCTCAAGACCTTCCATAGGTTCGGAGTGTTCGGCACGTCGGCGGTTACAGCAATCACAGCTCAGAACACAACTGGTGTTTTGCATTGGGAAGCTCTCCAGCCATCCCTTGTAAAGGCGCAGATTGACGCGGTTGCGACTGACCTCCGACCACGGTCGGTGAAAAGCGGCATGCTCGCCAACGAGGGAATCGCGCGAGCGGTCGCCGCCGCGCTCCGCGAGCATGAAATGGGCCCCTACGTGCTCGATCCGGTGATGGTCGCAACTTCAGGTGACCTGCTCGCTGACGGCGGTACCGCGGAGGCGATTCGGGCGCTGTTGCTCCCCCTGGCCGCGCTGGTAACGCCGAACTCGGATGAGGCAGCAGTGCTCGCCGGCTTTCCCGTTCAGAACTCCGACGACATGCACCGAGCCGCTGAAACGATTTTTCTTCTGGGAGCCAAGGCCGTTCTCGTAAAGGGGGGGCACATCGCGTCTGCGCGCGACGAATCAGTGGTCGACGTGTTCTATGACGGTGCTTTCGAGGTCTTCACACATGCACGACTTGCCACCACCAGCACACACGGCACGGGTTGTACGCTTTCGGCTGCAGTCGCCGCCCAGCTTGCCTGCGGCACCGAGCTGAGGACTTCAGTCAGAGTTGCAATTGACTATGTGCACTCCGCGATCGCGTCGGCGCCAGGGCTCGGTGCCGGCAATGGCCCACTCAATCACTTCGCGGGCGGAAGTCTCCCAACGAACGCCGTCACCAGCGCCTGAAAGCATTCCGCCGCGCGGGCTGTTACTTCAAGCACGTCCGAATGCAGTACAGGACCCTCGGATAATCCCGATGCGGCGTTGGCGATGCAGCTAACGCCCACCGCACGCATGCCAAGCGCCCGCGCAACGATGATCTCCGGCACTGTCGACATGCCGACCGCATCGGCCCCAAGCCGCTCGAGCATTCTCACTTCCGCACGGGTTTCGTATGACGGGCCGGCGAGCCATGCATACACTCCCTCCTTGACGACGATACCCAGCGTATCCGCGCAGGATTGCAACACCGAGCGAAGCATCATGTCGTAGGGAGCACTCATGTCCGGAAAGCGCTCGTCGCCGTCCTCTACGTGTCCAGTCAGCGGATTGCTCCACGCAAGATTAAGATGATCTTCGATGATCATCAGGTCGCCCGTAACCAGGTCGCGCCTGATTCCGCCGGCGGCGTTCGACGCGAAATAGGTGCGGGCGCCAAGCGCATGCATCATTCGTATGGGAAATGCAGCGACCTGCGGCGCGTGGCCCTCGTACATGTGAAACCGTCCTGCAAGGGCGACGACCTGCCTTCCCGCGAGCGTCCCCGCTACCAGTGTTCCGGCATGGCCAACCACTGTGGCACTGGGGAACCCTGGAATTTCCGCAAACGGAATGTGAACGGAGTTTTCGATCTGGTCCGCGAGTCCTCCAAGACCAGACCCAAGTGTGATCGCAATTTCGGGTACCGCTGGGCCAATGCGGTCCCGTATCGCATCCGCTGACTCGCGGGCTGCCTCAAATCCGTATCGCCTGGTCACGATTCGTTACCCGCCATCGACATCAGCTCCGCAGACACGGATTCCAGCAGCTCCATTCGCTGCTCCCACGGAAGGAAGGCGCTCTCGAAACTGTTCAGGGCCAACGTCGAGAGCTCATCCAGCGTGAAATCGAGGTGACGCGCGGCAAACGCAAACTCGTCGGTAAGGGTCGTCCCGCTCATAAGGCGATTGTCGGTGTTGAGGGCGACGTTCAATCCGCGGTTGAAATATTCCCGCAGTGGATGAGTTTCGTACGATGACGCTGCGTGCGTCTGAACGTTGCTCGTCAGGCAGATCTCGAGTCCGATCCGGCGGTCGTTCACATATTGTGTCAGCTCGGCATCCTCAATGAGGCGGGTTGCATGGCCAATACGGTGAGCGCCACATGAGTGCACCGCGCCGCGCACCGAGTCGGCCCCGTCGCCCTCGCCCGCATGCACAGTCACGGCGAGATGATGCTCCCTTGCATATGCGAACGCGGCGCCATGCGCGGCGGCCGGAAATCCTGCCTCGCCGCCGGCAAGATCGAAAGCAACGACACCCCGGTCTTTGTATGAAACCGCCAGACGCGCCATCTCCAGCGAAGTCGCAGGCGGCAGCTGGCGAAGCGAGCACACAATGGAACGGCAGACTATTCCGAAATCGCGTTCCGCCCGCTGGAGGCCCCGGATCTGTGCCTCCAGTGCCTCGTCAATCGAAAGCGCACCGCGGCTGTTGAGAATCGGCGCGTTACGAACCTCGATGTATCTGACACCGTCTCTCCAGGCATCTTCACCCAGCTCGTAGGCAATGCGCTCGATCGCCTCGGCCGATTGCATCACCGATACTGTCACCTCGAATCTCTGCAGGTAATCCTCGAGGGAGCGAGCATCGCTCACGAGCATATAGTCCCGCAATTCCTCCTCGGATTGGCGCGGCATTCTGACGCCGTATTCGCGGCCCAGCTCGAGGAGGGTCGCCGGTCGTACCGATCCGTCGAGATGGCAGTGAAGCTCCGCTTTTGG
The Gemmatimonadaceae bacterium DNA segment above includes these coding regions:
- the lon gene encoding endopeptidase La, whose protein sequence is MIKPQRKDDILKSDIPPQLPLMALRSTIVYPLGTIAVQMGAPENLALLRSNEGAGLIVALVVFKGDHDDPINLESFKGRVGVAARVHERINLPGDTVQITLQGLRRIVIDEITQVEPYPVASAHAALETPPAANELDELVARVITAAETLAMLVDRIPDEVPAILRMNVSDPGRFADLAATNMNFKIADKDEIVQRLDTGERLKFLLGRLEREVGRAHVVEDVKRHTEIQIEQHEREFYLRQQLRAIQSELGEADPGEKEAVETLKKIALAKLPERAAQEAKRESERLRMLSPASSEYQVIRTYLDWLLTLPWVAQSGNIEIELATVEKSLDNRHYGLNEAKERIIEFLAVRKLRGNDPHGPILCFAGPPGTGKTSLGEAIATAIGREFYRISVGGVRDEAEIRGHRRTYVGAMPGLLIQALRRVAVNDPVFMIDEIDKMSGGGSSGNPTAAMLEVLDPSQNDNFVDHYLNVPFDLSHVLFICTANNVFDIPAPLRDRMEIINISGYTVEEKVEIAWRYVLPRLLLEHGITDKDIQFTDEILIHISSRYSREAGLRNFERDIASILRRRARRKAEGEEGAWVVDVQRVTDVLGNPRYTLEAAEQEPEVGAVTGLAWTATGGDLMSIEALRMAGTGKLTVTGQLGAVMRESVDAAHSYVRSRGDLLEIPAETFKNTDLHVHFPAGAIQKDGPSAGAAITLAIASVLSRRPVRRDVALTGEVTLRGRVLEIGGVKEKILAAYRAGLRQVIMPAHNEKDLREIPEEVKAAMAFTFVSSMDEVLHLMLLKGSAPLPADSPPATGPGKRKRLAIRDTLSAREKNETSSTRRA
- a CDS encoding DUF445 family protein, with product MDFSMENAWVQLAVHVFIGTIAGGVTDTVAVWMLFNPKKKRFGLQGAIPKNQARMARSLGRTVGERLLTPGDLQSELGRPELRAAFEMKLEEVINEIIASREPLIDKVPPGVVTAMEGAMGSYLPTAMGKLGSFLGQPNTRIKLRGALHGLFNRFVEDLKFHEKVLAKLMMSERKFEAALDSIETDGVEQLVVLLDDPIIREEISRTIHDALLAYLQKPIAEIIGDVALTNDPEAGRRLAHSSAPMIWEWMHAQLPSLVERLDVQAMVERKVMAFSTDRVEDILRSVIDNELKLIITIGYALGAVVGVCTFFLSKLIGL
- a CDS encoding prepilin peptidase, with amino-acid sequence MDTLWAIYSFVVGACFGSFLNVCISRWPDDLSVVSPRSRCPKCERQITAFENIPLISWLALRGRCRGCASPISFQYPLVELTAGLIWLACYMNYGLTFTALRVAMLATVLLGIAITDAKRYLIPDGFTVFGLAWVMLTAVIALFVGDAPPFAGLYSAFIGACVGAGAIAIAGWIGEVTLGKEAMGFGDVTLMAVVGGAVGPDRALITVFIGALLGALIFLGIVYPIAWLRAKRTEAEFSAPLVPFGVFLAPAAMIALLWGDSLISTYARYSGL
- a CDS encoding RNA methyltransferase → MRLLTLARDLRRRKSRERQSLFVAEGVRSVEELLSSSVSILGVLTAPQLKDAPRGTELLQLLAERNVIITPVNDAEFRSAAETESPQGILAVAEIPTYSLETLATSTEFRILLLDGLQDPGNVGTVLRTAAAFSFDATIALPGTVDIWNAKVVRSAMGSLFRHPAFHDTAENVFTFLAEHGAETWGADTTGAPTGDHAIPGRLALAVGNEGAGLSSYVCNRVDRLVSIDISKSVESLNVAVATGIFLYQLRK
- a CDS encoding M48 family metallopeptidase gives rise to the protein MRRIFVLSALTLSISACGISQQQEVELGTDYARQINSQLPIVSDPELNRYINVLGDQLARTTSRADLDWRFYIVDSREVNAFAVPGGFIYVNRGLIERTTEMSELAGVLGHEIGHVVQRHSVEQMEKAQGANIGVTLACVLTSVCNSDIAQAGINIAGGAVFARFGRQAEAEADVDAVNTVVRSGIHPRGIVTMFQTLLAERRTRPSGVASWFATHPLEEDRIASTQALISRVPATTLSRLNRNTTNYDRFKSRLRSLPPSPAPRRTR
- the thiD gene encoding bifunctional hydroxymethylpyrimidine kinase/phosphomethylpyrimidine kinase, giving the protein MKVALTVAGSDSGGGAGIQADLKTFHRFGVFGTSAVTAITAQNTTGVLHWEALQPSLVKAQIDAVATDLRPRSVKSGMLANEGIARAVAAALREHEMGPYVLDPVMVATSGDLLADGGTAEAIRALLLPLAALVTPNSDEAAVLAGFPVQNSDDMHRAAETIFLLGAKAVLVKGGHIASARDESVVDVFYDGAFEVFTHARLATTSTHGTGCTLSAAVAAQLACGTELRTSVRVAIDYVHSAIASAPGLGAGNGPLNHFAGGSLPTNAVTSA
- a CDS encoding purine-nucleoside phosphorylase, translated to MTRRYGFEAARESADAIRDRIGPAVPEIAITLGSGLGGLADQIENSVHIPFAEIPGFPSATVVGHAGTLVAGTLAGRQVVALAGRFHMYEGHAPQVAAFPIRMMHALGARTYFASNAAGGIRRDLVTGDLMIIEDHLNLAWSNPLTGHVEDGDERFPDMSAPYDMMLRSVLQSCADTLGIVVKEGVYAWLAGPSYETRAEVRMLERLGADAVGMSTVPEIIVARALGMRAVGVSCIANAASGLSEGPVLHSDVLEVTARAAECFQALVTAFVGRLPPAK
- the add gene encoding adenosine deaminase, producing the protein MLTSELLRRLPKAELHCHLDGSVRPATLLELGREYGVRMPRQSEEELRDYMLVSDARSLEDYLQRFEVTVSVMQSAEAIERIAYELGEDAWRDGVRYIEVRNAPILNSRGALSIDEALEAQIRGLQRAERDFGIVCRSIVCSLRQLPPATSLEMARLAVSYKDRGVVAFDLAGGEAGFPAAAHGAAFAYAREHHLAVTVHAGEGDGADSVRGAVHSCGAHRIGHATRLIEDAELTQYVNDRRIGLEICLTSNVQTHAASSYETHPLREYFNRGLNVALNTDNRLMSGTTLTDEFAFAARHLDFTLDELSTLALNSFESAFLPWEQRMELLESVSAELMSMAGNES